A window of the Deltaproteobacteria bacterium genome harbors these coding sequences:
- a CDS encoding c-type cytochrome — protein MRPYEEPLLQMEREVVAFQQSEALLRATPDNKLLSPVDLRNPQVIAAGKNLYFTFCAQCHGKQYDGNGTVGQSFQPLPSDLRSVKVQALSPGRQFKEISYGVPRGRQPRLATTIAVPDRWKIVAFVRSLGPRH, from the coding sequence GTGCGGCCTTACGAAGAGCCGCTTTTGCAAATGGAAAGGGAAGTGGTCGCCTTTCAGCAGAGTGAGGCCCTTCTCAGAGCCACCCCCGACAACAAGCTGCTCTCTCCCGTTGACCTCAGGAACCCCCAGGTGATTGCCGCCGGCAAGAATCTCTATTTCACCTTTTGCGCCCAGTGCCATGGCAAACAGTATGACGGCAACGGCACGGTGGGCCAGAGCTTCCAGCCGCTGCCCTCTGACCTGAGAAGCGTCAAGGTGCAGGCCTTATCACCGGGCAGACAGTTTAAAGAGATCAGCTACGGCGTGCCCAGGGGCAGACAGCCTCGGCTGGCAACCACCATAGCTGTTCCGGACCGCTGGAAAATAGTGGCCTTTGTCAGATCTCTGGGGCCTCGTCATTGA